Proteins found in one Microtus pennsylvanicus isolate mMicPen1 chromosome 14, mMicPen1.hap1, whole genome shotgun sequence genomic segment:
- the Nkx2-8 gene encoding homeobox protein Nkx-2.8 gives MATSGRLGFTVRSLLNLPEQDAQPRVRSEPQTCVSQAAAWLESEHSHYPSSDESGLETSPAEPSQLASFPPASPGSDTEKRRKRRVLFSKAQTLELERRFRQQRYLSAPEREQLARLLRLTPTQVKIWFQNHRYKLKRGRAPGATESSDLTALADPHAAPSLLHRVMVPVLVHEGPPCSGRGAGTAAVAQDKCSARPATACSMPGYAAFGPGSALGLFPAYQHLAPPTLVSWNW, from the exons ATGGCCACCTCAGGACGCCTCGGCTTCACCGTGCGCAGCCTCCTGAATTTACCAGAGCAGGACGCGCAGCCCCGGGTGAGGAGCGAACCTCAGACGTGCGTTTCTCAAGCCGCTGCCTGGCTGGAGTCGGAACACAGCCACTACCCCT CCTCAGATGAGAGCGGCCTGGAGACAAGCCCCGCAGAGCCGTCGCAGCTGGCTTCCTTCCCGCCGGCATCTCCAGGCTCCGACacggagaagaggaggaagcggCGGGTGCTGTTCTCCAAGGCCCAGACCTTGGAATTGGAGCGGCGCTTCCGACAGCAGCGCTACCTGTCTGCGCCAGAGCGAGAACAGCTGGCTCGACTCCTACGCCTCACGCCCACGCAGGTCAAGATCTGGTTCCAGAACCATCGCTACAAGCTGAAGCGTGGGCGAGCGCCAGGGGCCACCGAGTCGTCGGATCTGACAGCACTAGCTGATCCGCACGCTGCTCCCAGCCTGCTTCACCGCGTGATGGTACCGGTGCTAGTGCACGAAGGGCCACCGTGCAGCGGCAGGGGTGCGGGGACCGCTGCGGTGGCCCAGGACAAGTGCAGCGCACGCCCGGCCACCGCTTGCTCAATGCCAGGCTATGCTGCCTTTGGGCCAGGCTCGGCGCTGGGCCTCTTCCCTGCCTACCAGCACTTAGCACCCCCAACTctggtctcctggaactggtga